AAGACCTACCTATGATTCGAATGATGACCTTTCTATGAATTAATTGAGAACCATTCTGTGATTTAAGTAAAGACCTATAactaaaaaaagatgttttaagttgaaacaaagcccaatatatatatacatttgtttcCCTTAAGTTACTATATTGATTattgtgtgtaggcctactatgaaATTGTTAATCTAGTTGTTTTGAAAGATGGTCAAccgatcatgtgtggtgccctaacggtTTGATAGAGTAAGACGTCACTTCTTTACAAATCACATGTTTGAAATCAACGTCACCGTTGCAAAAAGTCTCTATTTAGCTGATATTATGTTTTTATAGGTATTGGGGTGTTGAGGGGGATGTGGTCAGCGTGTGGCTAGCCATTGACGACGCAGACGTGGACAATGCTTGTATGCAGGTTATTCCAGGTAACTTTGACTCTAGCTACTAGAATTTCACTTATTACTGTactttattaactttatttaatGAAACCAATCAAAAACGAAGAAATTCATGTCAATTTTCGGTGAATCAGTTTCATGTTAAGTGTGGTACACAGAAGCCATCGGTTAGGAATGGGCAATCAAACAAAGTGATACTTAGTATGCTAAGTCCTGTTACCGTTTCCATTAAGCCTTTTTGTAAATTTGTGGGAAAAAATGATTTGCGGAATTTGCTTTCAACTAATGTCTTACGGTGATCCTGGGTAGCGAAGGCAGGTACGGATAACTCTAATGACTTAACTTGACCCTAGGTAACGAATGCTGGTACACATAGCTCTAATGACTTAAAATTATCCTAGGTAGCGAATGCTGTACAGATAACTTTAATGACCATGATTCTGGGTAGCGAATGCTGGTCCAGATAACTATAAAGATTAACTTGACCCTAGGTAACGAATACTGGTTCACATAACTCTAATGACTAAACGTGATCCTAGGGGATACGACTCTAATGACTTCACATGATCCTGGGTAGCGAATGCTTTACAGataactttaatgacttaaCATGATCCTGGGTAGCGAATGCTTTACAGataactttaatgacttaaCATGATCCTGGGTAGCGAATGCTTTACAGATAACTTTAATAACTTCACATGATCCTTGGTAGCGTACGCTGATACCCATAACTCGACTTTACGTGATCATGGGTCACGAATGCTGATAGATAACTCTAATGACTTAACGTGATTTTGGGTAGCGAATGCTGGTACACATAAACTATAATAATGACTTATTACAAGTGACTGAGATGGTCATGTATGATGTTAGCTTGGTACCTCATCTCTGCTAGTTGATGCTGGTTCAATGCCCTTTTATCTGTGTTTCAACACAGTTTCTTCCCTTCTCTAAACATATTATGAAATTTAGAGCTGTTATTAGACCTACATGTCATATTTATTCATCTTTTACTTCAGCAAGCTTTAAGCTTCGCTGATGACCGCTTTGTAGCATATAAATTATGGAACAGATTTGAACAcagtaaatttatatttaaattgtatttacaaTTCTTAACTAAACTTATGGACTACCAAAAGATGTTGAATAAAATAcctttagatctaaaatatttactatttCTATCTGCATAAGGTACACACAAGTCCGGTCTCTTAAAGCACATCACAGAGGCCAAGGAAGGCAACCTACTAACTTCCAACCAGTCCATCCCTGAGAATTTGTACGACGTCAACAAAGCAGTGCACTGTCCGCTCAAAGCCGGACAGATGTCCCTCCACCACGGCCTCCTTGTCCACGGGAGCGGTACGAACAGGTCCACCCGCCGCAGGTGCGGCTACGTCATTCGTTACGTGTCCACTCAAGCCAAGCCTATAGTGGATGCAGACAGGCCCAGATCATTCCCAGCCACGGTGCTAGTCTGCGGCGTCAACGAACCTGCCAACTTTGAAGACCATGCTCCTGAGTGGTTCACGTGGAGGAATATGTAATCCGGTCTTAAATCAACATaggctctttaaaaaaaaaaacatacatctTGTTTGTTTTGGAAGAAATTTTGGGACAAGAGCTTTGATTAGTTGAAATATATCAGCCTAAATGGTACAACAAAATTAACTTAAGATGAAGGGAAAGTAAGGTTTGTGAgttttgagctttttttttttggcacatcggcacactttaggccatgtcgtgcccgtaatccctaaaaggttactctcccttcatacaATAATCGaggttttaaatttgtttttgtgtgttgaTGACGCTATGACCACCATGATACAGATAGGCAGAGTAAAGGtactaaaaatataaacatctttttaaatgtttgcatAATTGTAATGTTTATAATATGCTttgttttataacatttttatggATTTTAACCGCTGTTcttaaatatttattgcaaTATATTTTGTCAATTAAGATATGGGAGATTATTATTGGTGCATAAGTCTTTCTTTTTCACACTAAATgcaatataaatttaatttaaagtatttttatctgCTTTGAATGTAGAATGCACGATTATAAATTTAGAATTGAATGCCAGACAGTGTGAAAGAAAATTACAGGATCAAATCTCACCTAGTAAGCTGATAGATAAGAATcagtataaaaaatatttggccTGTTTGGTTTATTCACGTAAGACAATTGTAAATAGTAAAAATTGCCTCTATACAGAATTGTCTTGTAAAGGGAGATAAATGTATGCACGCTGATTAATGCACATGTAtagaaaatagatttttttaacaaaacattcTTGCTTTCATCTTTTTATTGTAGAAACAAGTATGTCTTTTAATGTAATGATTTGACTCTGGATAATCATGGCTAgacaaaaatgttaaaaacactGTCCTTAAATATCTTATGTTTctcaatatttttcttaaacTCATTCCTTCCCTTGTTTGACTTTAAATTGAAGAGTTGAATTGTGAAAATGACTATCACTAGCTGTTCAACTCTGTAAAATGATGGCTAGATACAAAACATTAATGAGTTGAATggaaagtattttatttatattgcctGTAGCTACTATAATTTAAATCAGACAGTGAAGTCATTAACAAAAACAGTTTATAGGTAAATACTACTATTTAACTACCTAAAAAccaacaagttttttttttacttttgaaaaaatgtgATATTAAACCTagactaaaacaaaaatctagGAGTATTGAACTCCAACATTATGCAATAGTGGCAACAgagtaacaaataaaatgttcagCTTCTAAAGAAATGTGCAATGCATAGATGAGAGATGTAGAAATGAATAGTTGAAATACAAGATTTACACTTACAAAATTGAAATGTAACCAAAGCATAAGGGACATAACAACAAGTTTAATAAgagtaaaaataaacaaaaatgaacacAGCAACAAAGCTGTAACTTAAACGTTTGACCATTGCTTGCTGTGAAGGGCACAGAGTAACATATGTGaccaaggatggctgcctggtcatgtggtatgtgccctggactgtcgttcagacttcTCAGTAGTCCCGGGCTCATactctgcccgctgccatcctgcaggagctttggactaagaagtaaattattttcaactctggaggaacatccaaaacatggaaaacattttacaaacaatctTAGTGTGTTCATTATAATATTAGAGGGGGAGAGAACCTGCAGAGtaaggaagaaaaagaaaaggggcATAACTATAGCAATgcacaatcaaaataaaaaatacacagaaaatgtgaagaatataaaaaaaaattcagcaattGGATTTGTGAAGTAGTGCAatctataattaaaatataaaagagtAGTTTAAATTGCtcacataaatatataattgtaaATTATAACTTCATTACAATACCAATCAATAAATATCTTAAACCAATAAAAGGCAATTATATTCATGCCACTGGTTGACTATACCGAAAAACATAATctaaatatataattctcttcatggctcaagagtttggacatcttgtaaaaagaaaatcactCTTAATTCTAAAAGACCTACTAGAGTtaccttacaaaaaaaaaagagggggaggggggaaagaacaagttttatttacaaaatagcagggctggacttaaccgttgtgaccaaaaagtcatggaaagatcactcttttatttatttgtaccCCATGTATTTTTAgcgctgaaaataaaaaagggggagggggaatataaaacaagtaatctactctgtattcacccgtcactaaatagcagggccagactcaaccgttgtggggccctatgtgaaacagATTTtacggggccaagtttgggtagggatacggataatatgtgaaaattaagttttattagaaaataaatttgtctttgcatttcattcatttttttactacgtacagaactactttacgagccttgaaagtttcaatctatctacgagaattgttgacctcaagtataTCTTCAATAGTTTGAggcgcaagaagcttctttcacctgattacacaattacgggtaatgcataatgccatttttatttatcgcgcatAGAATtcgcattttccatattgaatgacaccctaaaatgaccat
The DNA window shown above is from Biomphalaria glabrata chromosome 5, xgBioGlab47.1, whole genome shotgun sequence and carries:
- the LOC129926219 gene encoding phytanoyl-CoA dioxygenase, peroxisomal-like isoform X1, producing the protein MTALDASKTKKDSATMTSTDNLAQYFDVNGYVSGLDVLSPQEVLEMRANFDKVEKDIGQENATYSLHNKHLTDEWVLRLTSHPNMLKPLKAVLGPNLILLDSRFICKYPVGKDEEKEAFVAWHQDVRYWGVEGDVVSVWLAIDDADVDNACMQVIPGTHKSGLLKHITEAKEGNLLTSNQSIPENLYDVNKAVHCPLKAGQMSLHHGLLVHGSGTNRSTRRRCGYVIRYVSTQAKPIVDADRPRSFPATVLVCGVNEPANFEDHAPEWFTWRNM
- the LOC129926219 gene encoding phytanoyl-CoA dioxygenase, peroxisomal-like isoform X2, with the translated sequence MTSTDNLAQYFDVNGYVSGLDVLSPQEVLEMRANFDKVEKDIGQENATYSLHNKHLTDEWVLRLTSHPNMLKPLKAVLGPNLILLDSRFICKYPVGKDEEKEAFVAWHQDVRYWGVEGDVVSVWLAIDDADVDNACMQVIPGTHKSGLLKHITEAKEGNLLTSNQSIPENLYDVNKAVHCPLKAGQMSLHHGLLVHGSGTNRSTRRRCGYVIRYVSTQAKPIVDADRPRSFPATVLVCGVNEPANFEDHAPEWFTWRNM